A window of the Isosphaera pallida ATCC 43644 genome harbors these coding sequences:
- a CDS encoding cyclic nucleotide-binding domain-containing protein, with translation MNAPVSNVNGTQLSTLRVTIDGQPIEVAAGTTILEAARRLGIDIPILCHRDDLRGVGVCRVCAVEVKGARTMAAACVRPVENNMEVSTHHTSAKVNRSVATLLELLITDNLVARRPDHKFGENELETLARRFGVTGRLNAKVAGAATRFPAPTTNRGQDFSSPIIAVDHNACILCDRCIRACNDLKANHVMGRMGKGYQSRIAFDLDQLMGESSCVACGECMVVCPTGALAHKGFVKPEVLEGQVDPKKRVRPATAEELAAHPLFQGVSAQFLKWNEGAVVRRSYKAGEVICREGEYGRTAFYIEEGEVEIFLATQMGRVANRPRKGKLLGLFPTLSFGGRLETAPRLGSGDHDPDRFIHIDAPVSLETCHPVATLEKGELFGEQAVLTNQPRSATARARTDVVVLEMLRNVVYMLRRNKAYRELIDSKFVKRTLANFVQSLPMFMDLTRNNEQTAFLVGYLLPRVELVRLDPGAVIFRQGDQAEDFYMVARGFVKVAQRTAAGERILNYLGKGSFFGEIGLLAGFEEVRELAPNGVRTATCSALDHVDLIKISHNHFRTIMREFPNVRRFLLNTAVERLKEQAEHLSRLESRPLAAFLEQGLMEAQSLLVLDLEKCTRCDECTKACSDSHEGVTRLIREGLRFDRFLVASSCRSCLDPTCLPACPVDAINRNGKSLEIRIKDHCIGCGKCAENCPYGNINMVELEPPRRKRDAELTTAEEVVLPRRSFETEEADPTGRRVARGPLKATTCDLCSSYDGIPSCVYACPHDAAHRMKGQELLDLVAAARRV, from the coding sequence ATGAACGCACCCGTTTCCAACGTCAACGGAACCCAGCTGTCCACGCTCCGTGTCACCATCGACGGTCAGCCGATCGAGGTCGCCGCGGGGACCACGATCTTGGAAGCGGCCCGTCGTCTAGGAATCGATATTCCCATTTTGTGCCACCGCGACGACCTACGCGGGGTGGGGGTCTGCCGAGTGTGCGCTGTGGAGGTCAAAGGGGCGCGGACGATGGCTGCCGCCTGCGTCCGCCCCGTCGAGAACAACATGGAGGTCTCGACTCACCACACCAGCGCCAAGGTGAACCGCTCGGTGGCGACGCTGTTGGAATTGCTGATCACCGACAACCTGGTGGCGCGTCGTCCCGACCATAAGTTCGGCGAAAACGAACTGGAGACGCTGGCGCGTCGGTTCGGGGTGACCGGGCGGCTCAACGCCAAGGTCGCCGGAGCGGCGACCCGATTCCCGGCCCCAACAACCAACCGGGGCCAGGATTTCTCCTCACCGATCATCGCGGTGGACCACAACGCCTGCATTCTTTGCGATCGTTGCATTCGAGCGTGCAACGATCTCAAGGCGAATCATGTGATGGGACGGATGGGCAAGGGGTATCAATCCCGGATCGCCTTCGACCTGGACCAGCTGATGGGCGAATCCTCCTGCGTGGCGTGCGGCGAGTGCATGGTGGTTTGCCCCACCGGAGCACTGGCGCACAAAGGGTTCGTCAAGCCAGAGGTGCTGGAGGGCCAGGTCGATCCCAAGAAGCGGGTTCGCCCGGCGACCGCCGAGGAACTGGCGGCCCATCCCCTGTTCCAGGGGGTCTCGGCCCAGTTCCTCAAATGGAACGAGGGGGCGGTGGTGCGGCGGTCCTACAAGGCCGGCGAGGTGATCTGCCGCGAAGGAGAGTACGGACGAACCGCCTTCTACATCGAGGAAGGCGAGGTCGAAATCTTTCTCGCCACCCAAATGGGACGAGTCGCCAACCGGCCCCGCAAGGGCAAGCTGCTGGGGCTGTTCCCCACCCTCTCCTTCGGCGGACGGCTCGAGACGGCTCCCCGTCTCGGTTCGGGCGATCACGACCCCGACCGCTTCATCCACATCGACGCCCCAGTGTCTCTGGAAACCTGCCACCCGGTCGCCACCCTGGAAAAAGGCGAGCTGTTCGGCGAACAGGCGGTCCTCACCAACCAGCCCCGCAGCGCCACTGCCCGTGCCCGAACCGACGTGGTGGTCTTGGAGATGCTCCGCAACGTGGTCTACATGCTGCGACGCAACAAAGCCTACCGCGAATTGATCGACTCCAAGTTCGTCAAGCGAACCCTGGCCAACTTCGTCCAGTCGCTGCCGATGTTCATGGACCTCACCCGCAACAACGAACAAACCGCCTTTCTCGTAGGCTATCTGCTGCCACGGGTCGAACTGGTCCGGCTCGACCCCGGCGCGGTGATTTTCCGCCAGGGCGACCAGGCCGAAGATTTTTACATGGTGGCGCGGGGATTCGTGAAAGTCGCGCAACGCACCGCCGCCGGCGAACGGATCCTCAACTATTTGGGCAAAGGATCGTTCTTCGGCGAAATCGGCCTGCTGGCCGGCTTCGAGGAGGTGCGCGAGCTGGCCCCCAACGGCGTCCGCACCGCCACTTGCTCAGCGCTCGATCATGTGGATCTCATCAAAATCTCGCACAACCACTTCCGAACGATCATGCGGGAGTTTCCCAACGTGCGGCGCTTCCTGCTGAACACCGCGGTGGAACGGCTCAAAGAGCAGGCCGAACACCTCAGCCGTCTGGAGAGTCGGCCTCTAGCCGCGTTCCTGGAACAAGGTTTGATGGAGGCGCAAAGCCTTCTGGTGCTAGACCTTGAAAAATGCACCCGGTGTGACGAATGTACTAAGGCCTGTTCTGACTCGCACGAGGGCGTCACGCGGCTGATCCGCGAGGGGTTGCGGTTCGACCGCTTCCTAGTGGCGAGCTCCTGCCGCAGTTGCCTGGACCCGACCTGCCTGCCCGCCTGCCCAGTGGACGCGATCAACCGTAACGGCAAAAGTCTGGAAATTCGTATCAAGGATCACTGCATCGGCTGCGGCAAGTGCGCGGAAAACTGTCCCTACGGCAACATCAACATGGTTGAACTCGAACCGCCGCGCCGCAAGCGCGACGCCGAACTGACCACCGCCGAGGAGGTGGTCCTGCCCCGTCGTTCCTTTGAGACGGAGGAGGCCGACCCCACCGGACGACGGGTCGCGCGGGGACCGCTCAAGGCGACCACCTGCGACCTTTGCTCCAGCTACGACGGCATCCCCAGTTGCGTTTACGCCTGCCCCCACGACGCGGCCCACCGCATGAAAGGTCAGGAGCTCTTGGACCTCGTGGCCGCGGCCCGACGGGTTTGA
- the rplM gene encoding 50S ribosomal protein L13: protein MKCYQAKTGELARHWYVIDATDAVVGRLATQIAMILMGKHRPTYTPHIDTGDHVIVLNADKVQFTGQKWRQKVYRHYTGYPGGLREEAAWKLNQRRPGRVLELAVKRMMPKNKIGRHMMSKLKIYAGNNHPHQAQQPIPLKAITGKVQPSGAVIAAAPAAASSSTNQ, encoded by the coding sequence ATGAAGTGTTATCAGGCGAAAACCGGGGAATTGGCCCGCCATTGGTACGTCATTGACGCCACCGACGCGGTTGTGGGTCGTCTGGCGACTCAGATCGCCATGATCCTCATGGGTAAGCATCGTCCTACCTACACCCCACACATCGACACCGGCGACCACGTGATCGTGCTAAACGCCGACAAAGTCCAGTTCACCGGCCAGAAGTGGCGGCAAAAGGTGTATCGACACTATACCGGCTACCCCGGCGGTCTCCGCGAAGAGGCGGCCTGGAAGCTCAACCAGCGGCGGCCCGGCCGGGTTCTGGAACTGGCCGTCAAACGGATGATGCCCAAGAATAAGATCGGCCGACATATGATGTCCAAGCTCAAGATCTACGCGGGCAACAACCACCCCCACCAGGCCCAGCAGCCGATCCCGCTCAAGGCGATCACCGGCAAGGTACAACCCTCCGGCGCGGTCATAGCCGCCGCCCCCGCCGCCGCGTCGTCTTCAACCAACCAGTGA
- the ilvD gene encoding dihydroxy-acid dehydratase: MTFDPKHRSRTLLEGPTRAPARSYYKAIGFTDEDLSKPIVGVANTWIEAMSCNYHLRDLAARVKEGVRAAGGTPMEFNTIAISDGISMGTEAMKASLVSREVIADSIELVGRGYLFDALIVLVACDKTIPGGAMGLIRLDVPGLVLYGGSIAPGRFRDRDVTIQDVFEAVGAHARGQMSDTDLKELEDHACPGPGACGGQFTANTMALALEFLGLSPLGSASPPAMDARKRDVAFEAGRLAMEMLRQGRLPRKTLTRLAFENAIAGVAATGGSTNAVLHLLALAREAGVPLTIDDFDIISARTPLIADLKPGGRFTAFDLDRAGGTRIVARRLVAAGKLDGTQLTPTGRSLADESLDAPDTPGQEVVRDPETPLKPTGGLVILRGNLAPEGCVVKVAGTEKPFHRGPARVFDREELAMNAATTGAIQPGDVVVIRYEGPKGGPGMREMLGVTSALVGQGLGDSVALLTDGRFSGATRGLMAGHVAPEAAVGGPIAALKDGDMVVFDIANRQLRVELSDAEIQARLASWTPPPPNYPTGVFAKYAALVSSASEGAVTRPLGL; encoded by the coding sequence ATGACCTTTGACCCCAAACACCGTAGTCGGACCCTGCTGGAGGGTCCGACCCGCGCTCCGGCCCGTTCGTACTACAAGGCGATCGGCTTTACTGACGAGGATCTCTCCAAGCCGATCGTGGGCGTTGCCAACACCTGGATCGAGGCGATGTCGTGCAACTACCATTTGCGCGACCTGGCCGCGCGGGTCAAGGAGGGGGTGCGGGCCGCCGGCGGCACGCCGATGGAGTTCAATACCATCGCGATTTCGGACGGCATCTCGATGGGCACCGAGGCGATGAAGGCCAGTCTGGTCTCGCGTGAAGTGATCGCCGACTCGATCGAGTTGGTTGGACGGGGCTACTTGTTTGACGCGTTGATTGTCTTGGTGGCCTGCGACAAGACAATCCCCGGCGGCGCGATGGGGCTGATTCGTTTGGATGTGCCCGGCTTGGTCCTCTATGGCGGCTCGATCGCGCCGGGGCGGTTCAGGGATCGGGACGTGACCATCCAGGATGTCTTCGAGGCCGTTGGCGCGCACGCCCGTGGTCAGATGAGCGACACGGACCTCAAGGAGTTGGAGGATCACGCCTGCCCCGGTCCGGGGGCTTGCGGTGGCCAGTTCACCGCCAACACAATGGCCCTGGCTTTGGAGTTCCTGGGCCTCTCTCCCCTAGGTTCAGCGAGTCCGCCGGCAATGGACGCCCGCAAGAGGGACGTTGCCTTCGAGGCCGGTCGCCTTGCGATGGAGATGCTGCGACAGGGGCGTCTGCCCCGCAAGACCCTCACCCGCCTAGCCTTCGAGAACGCAATCGCCGGGGTCGCCGCCACCGGCGGTTCAACCAACGCCGTGCTGCACCTGCTGGCCCTGGCCCGCGAGGCCGGCGTGCCGCTGACCATCGACGACTTTGACATCATCAGCGCCCGCACTCCGCTGATCGCTGACCTCAAACCAGGCGGACGATTCACCGCCTTCGACCTCGATCGCGCGGGAGGAACCCGGATCGTGGCCCGTCGCCTCGTCGCCGCCGGTAAGCTCGACGGCACCCAACTCACCCCCACGGGACGGTCCCTCGCCGACGAGTCGCTCGACGCGCCCGACACCCCCGGTCAGGAAGTGGTCCGCGACCCCGAAACTCCGCTCAAGCCCACCGGAGGACTCGTCATCCTGCGGGGCAACCTCGCCCCCGAGGGCTGCGTCGTTAAGGTCGCCGGCACTGAAAAGCCGTTTCACCGCGGCCCAGCCCGGGTCTTCGACCGCGAGGAACTCGCCATGAACGCGGCCACCACCGGCGCGATCCAACCCGGCGACGTGGTGGTGATCCGCTATGAAGGTCCCAAAGGCGGGCCGGGGATGCGCGAGATGCTGGGGGTCACCAGCGCCCTGGTGGGTCAAGGACTGGGCGACTCGGTGGCACTCTTGACCGACGGCCGATTCAGCGGAGCCACCCGCGGCCTGATGGCCGGTCACGTCGCTCCCGAAGCGGCGGTGGGTGGACCAATTGCTGCGCTTAAAGATGGCGACATGGTGGTGTTCGATATCGCCAACCGTCAGCTTCGGGTGGAACTCAGCGACGCGGAAATTCAGGCGCGTCTGGCCTCCTGGACCCCCCCGCCGCCCAACTATCCCACCGGAGTCTTCGCCAAATACGCCGCGCTGGTTTCCTCGGCCTCCGAAGGAGCCGTCACCCGGCCGTTGGGCTTGTGA
- the rpiA gene encoding ribose-5-phosphate isomerase RpiA codes for MASTTQFELALELIRPGDVIGLGTGRAAQAFLVELARKVQEGLEIRGVATSQRTEALARTLGIPLIELDEVETVDLTVDGADEIAPNLDLIKGLGGALIREKMVAAASRRFVVVAGPGKEFDRLGGRGVLPVEVVPFAVEHLRRRLLKMGFDSRPRMAKVGAEWFRRGLEGLFLTDNGNPLLEVAVTPDQLANPHEVQRQLHDLPGVVGTGLFLGMAQVALIGPNPVDSQESSAEIARVPSPDFANNYPLRILTAPGVDWDQFRARP; via the coding sequence GTGGCCTCGACCACGCAATTTGAATTGGCACTGGAGTTGATCCGACCAGGCGACGTGATTGGTCTGGGAACCGGCCGCGCCGCCCAGGCGTTCCTCGTCGAACTGGCTCGAAAAGTTCAAGAGGGTCTGGAGATCCGGGGCGTCGCCACCTCTCAGCGCACCGAGGCGTTGGCTCGAACTCTGGGGATTCCCCTGATCGAACTCGACGAGGTGGAAACCGTCGATTTGACGGTGGACGGAGCCGACGAAATCGCCCCCAACCTCGATCTCATTAAGGGTCTGGGCGGGGCGCTGATTCGGGAGAAGATGGTGGCCGCCGCCTCGCGGCGGTTCGTGGTGGTGGCCGGTCCCGGCAAGGAGTTCGACCGTCTGGGAGGACGAGGTGTCCTGCCGGTAGAGGTGGTGCCCTTCGCGGTGGAGCATCTCCGGCGTCGCCTGCTCAAAATGGGCTTCGACTCCCGGCCCCGCATGGCCAAGGTCGGCGCTGAGTGGTTCCGCCGCGGCCTGGAGGGGCTGTTCCTCACCGACAACGGCAACCCCCTCCTGGAAGTCGCGGTCACCCCCGACCAACTGGCCAATCCTCACGAGGTTCAGCGCCAATTGCACGACCTGCCGGGCGTGGTGGGCACCGGCCTGTTCCTGGGTATGGCCCAGGTCGCTTTGATCGGCCCCAACCCGGTCGATTCTCAGGAATCCAGCGCGGAAATCGCCCGCGTCCCATCGCCCGACTTTGCCAACAACTACCCCCTCCGCATCTTGACCGCGCCCGGCGTGGATTGGGATCAATTCCGCGCCCGTCCCTGA